In the genome of Centropristis striata isolate RG_2023a ecotype Rhode Island chromosome 6, C.striata_1.0, whole genome shotgun sequence, the window GACAATGATAGGGGCCATTTTTGTCCCACTGTTCAGAGATGCAGGTTTTGCAGAAGTTGTGTCCACATGGTATGGTGACTGGATCAGTGAAcacatccagacagatggagcacagaaactTATCTTCAGTCAGCAGacagctggcagcagcagacatATCTACACTCtgaggaaagaaaacaaaatttgattatttgtttcataaATTCAAACAATTTTTATGGAATATCAGGAGTCAGCCTATAATCCTGTGATATGAATTTAATGCAAGTGAACAAAAGATCAAATTTGCAGTTCATTGGTGGCATTtctatgacatcatcaaaaaataGGACGGGttgaatgcagaggttgaatttccccattagccgtgtttccattaggggaAAGAGTGGCCGCAGGGAAAGCcccaggccacgccctctcaaatggacACTCACTCAGCGTAtcttcattacaaaaaaaaggcccAAGAGGGATTTACcagactccggaggtgatgcatggttttcgatcgtaattgcttagcgacagtttcgaccatgacgtcacatacgcgatggattaaacacgggagacgcaactgtgcacaacgtcagcctctgatcataaacaaaccggcatggcTAATTGTGCACAGCGTagccactgatcataaacaaaccagcatggctaaatATGAACcctgtctccgctgatcataaacaaaccagcatggctaaatATGAACACCGTATCtgctgatcaaaaacaaaccagcatggctaattgtgCGCAGCTTTGCCTGATCCTGAACAAACAGGCATCCTAATTGTACGCAAAGTGTccgctgctgatcataaacaaatgGGCATGCTCACTGTAGACAAAGTTTCCGCCgctgatcgtgaattaaccggtatcgctaattgtgcacaaagtGTTCATAGCTTGTTGTAatcaaacagagatcgctaagtgaacacatcctTCAGCaggagcacatacacactgtagtgctacagagctaactggtagcctattagcactgtactACTGTGCACGACGTTCCGCGACGccgactgcactatgaaagggcagaaaatcgGCCTTTCACTATGAACACCCTCAGGCGaagagctggcacagatctttccagcaatatagcgggaaagttgttgtggcgtcaagtACGACGTCACATCctgcgttctatccaatcagcaaccaggctcttttcaggggagaaaaacggtcCTGCTCTTCAACGGGACCAAAAATAGTTCGGTAAAACGACCAATcgggacggctcatattcaaattagaggCGTTTCAGCAAATGAGAtctgcctcattccgggtattcgacTGTattggaaacacggctaatgtgGGATTATTAAAGTAATTTGTCTTAATCTTGAACtcagaaaaaaagtgataaCATTAAGACcataatgcaaaacatatacTTTGACTGCCTGCAGAAGAAATTACTTAACTCAAAAATTATGATATTGTAACCTTAATACTTGAAGAAAAGTTCTATATTATGCAAGTTTTTGAATAATATTACTTAAATACTATTTTTAAGGttcctttactttactttaacattttcattttcaacaaggTTATACTTCTGCTCGGCTAAGAATTTTTTAAgacatattgtacttttcattaCTTTACTACATTATTTAGATAACTTTAGTAACTTTGCAGgttaaagttaataaataaaaacagataaattacCAAATTATGGTGAATGACCATTGGTGAAAATACTATTGATCTCTGAGGGGAATTTACAAGCTACCCAgtagtaaataaagtaaataagaaACATTAAAGCAATGAACACATGACTGTATCAATAATTATGATGcaaaaataaagaggaaacaTGCAGGAAACTAGCTTTAGCTAATGCTAGGTGTGTAGAGTTTGGTCACTGTGGTTTGGTTATTACCTCTGTGTTGTATATCTGgaaacataaaatgttatttatctaAAATAAGACATGAGGCAGATGTAGCAGATTCTGGTTTgaactacattacattacattacatgtcatttagcagacgcttttgtccaaagcgacttacaataagtgcattcaacctgatggtactagacatagaccataagAATCAAGTAAGTATTAAACTAGTACTAAGTACTAAACTTTGACTAAATCTTCAGTGAGTGTATTTAGTCTCTTTAGGACAGTGTACTCACCAGCGCTCGACACAGATTCTGCTGCTGTTAAGAAAAACCTGCTGGATTCAGTTGAAAGTTTCTTAGGAGAGAATCAGAGAGACTTGTCGCGAGTGCAGCTCTGCTGTGGCTCACTAACTTTCAGTTTCATTTCAGGAGTGTGACGTGGCTGCAGCTCTCCTCTTTCACTGTGGCTCCACCTCCCAGTGGCCCGGCACCAAGAAggagtggtggaggaagtattcagatcctttactgaagtaaaagtattaatactaCACTTTGACTTCAGTcagatttgaatgcaggacttttacttgtagtggagtattttcaaaGTTAGTAATACCAACAAAATGCAgtgaaagtataaaaagtacTCACTGTGCAGGAAAAcattctctctgtgttttattattatatattttgtttttggattaaCATTACTGCTGCATGaatgtgtatgttgcatttttctgctgtagatgtttaaaGTTTTGCCAATTTCATTTGCTTTATAAACTGAtgggtagtttaatctacagcagtgcatcatattctataaaATGTGTGACAACTAATTTTAcagcttaaaaaaaactttaatctgtaaaataaccacagctgtcagacaaatgtagtggagttaaaagtacaatatttacctctgagtTGTAATGGagtagtaaagtagaagtataaaaatgCATGACACTGAAATACTCAAATTTGTACTTCATCACAGTTGTGTCTTGGTCTGGTTCGGCCTGGTTTACGCCTGGTTGCTTGTTTTCCCCTCTCCTTGACCTACTTCCACAGGGGCGTGATCCGTGGGAGTAGCCTCCAGTTttcctgctcctgctgcagaCACACCTGATAAGGGCCGTGCAGAGACCTTTGTAGGGGCAGGTGCTCAAAGTTAAAAGGGGGCACATGGAGCACGGATTTGAAACACAATAGAGAAGCATACCTTGCAGTATAACCTGTTGAATTGTAGCAACCCATATTCATAAAGAATGTAACATGGAATCACAACATACCATATCATTGTACATCATACATTATACTCATATATTTCTTAGCGGTCAGTGCAAAGCAAAATTAGTCACTGTTTTACCTCATGGGTACATTGAAGAGCTTCTGTTGAGGGGGTCGCtgaggaggctgctgctgctgatattGCTGGAGGTGGGCTCTATTGATCTGATGTGGTAGACACTAAAAAGAGCATGGGAGAGACAGTAGCTGATTAAACAAGTGTTATGTGATCATGACAAGATGCAAAGACAACTAACATTGAAAATGGCTCACTGACTGACCTGCCATACTGCTGATAGTTGGAGGAGACTACTTGCTGAGAGAGGCTGCAGCCAAGGCTGACTGCTTGAACTAAACAGAACAAGTTGCTCATTCAAAGCCATAATTCAAGGTGTGCATTAATTTAGGACATATGAAGATAATGTATTAGGTTGAATTTAGATAATCATTGCACACTGGCCTGTTGCTGAACTGTGGCTACTCTTCCTGGAGTCCTTGCACACAAATAAATCAATTCTGACacctctttattttaatttcacagctttatttttttttctaacctcAGTAAAACCAAATGCAACCAATTGTTTTTACACAAACATGACTTCAACATGGAATGTTTCATCCTGTATTTATTAAACACACAGTGACATTTCATACCTTTTCAAAAATTGTACTGTATAGCCACAAATGTTATCCATTCATAATCTGCCCTCTATTATTCCTCGTGCtactaataaagtaaaaaagaatTAAATGATATAGAACTcacatattgaaatatttttgtgcttttattcagTTTGACTATCTACTTTGCGCAAGACAGCAAGGTTCTAAAAGTTATATAATTTGTATgcatattatatttcatttgtgtgtaaatgttataaataaacTGATATGTTTAAATGAGAGGTTGAGAAAATGAAGACTCATATTCTTCTATTAATGTTGTGTTTATAGGCTACTGTAATCGTCCAAAATTATGTGAATATGCATATTGCATAGTTTTAGTGAAATAACATAGTCTATGCCTCGTTGCCTCTAGAAACATAGGGGAAAACAGCTTGACAGTAAATTAACACATGATATCTCTTTAATGCACTTTGCCCATGACAAGAGAAACatactgaaacaacaacaaaaaaagcctgaCGTACTTTTTCCCCACAGCACGCGGTGTGTGTTTAACTAGCGGCTATAACTTGtgagaggtgtgtgtgcagatgtgtACAACACAGAGGATGCTCATTGCTCACTTCACTTCGTCAGTCATCTTACAAGAATACACCGTGCACAAACGAATACCGCTGCAAAACTTACTCGCCGGACCAATTGTTTAGTCCCTCGGGTCTTCTTCAGTTTCACGAGACTAGCAGTGGCCGTCTCCAGCAACTTAGCGATTAGCAGCAGGGCATGCCAGGGCGCGTCAGGGCAGTGAGGGCACATTGTGGATCATGTGACCGAACAAGGTAGATgtaaattattactattttgttttatttattattattttgggccGCACAGACggacttacacacacacacacacacacacacacacacacacatataaaaaaaataaacactgacaAAAGGGCACTTTGGGCATCAAGGGGCAAAGGGGCAGGTGCTCAAGCACCctccgcccccccccccccctctgcaCGTGCCTGCACCTGATCCTCCACACCTGATTTTCCCATGCTTGTTTTTGCTCCTCACTTTTTGCTTCCctgtttttccctgtttttctatGTTTCAGTTGCCGTTCCTGTGTGTGCAGTTTCCTGAGACCAACACTCTCCCTGTTTTTGCCTCATGGAAGAACTTCAACACAATCCTTTTGAACATattgtaaataaacttttcaagGTTCTGCCAGCCTTGTGTTCTGCTTTTGGGACCCCAGATAAAACCCTTACAAGTTGGCTAGTTAAGTGAACATAGTGAGTTTCACTCCACTAGTGTCATGTGTGGGCAATAGTTTGGtcaaacatttaatataatgtTGAATAAAATGGGGTCGTTAGTGCTTTTTTGTTCagacatttgttgtttttcaaagttAATCAGCACTTCagactgactttattctcatgtCCAAGTAGTGGAGAAATGTGTAAACCAGCATCTCTAttgttatttaattgttttgttatgtttgtggcctaaattcatttttacaaaattatatttctttcaaaaattttttttttccaaaaacacTGATGTGAACATTTGAAAGAATAAAGTTAGTATTCAtaatttacttgagtatttatctTTTCAtgccactttatacttctatttttcactatatttcagagggaaatgtccttttttaccCCTACGATTATTTAATCCtacagctttatttactttacaacCTCAGATGTTTGTACATCTGAAACAATTCATCAATTAATTAGCAGAAATGTAAATAGCCATTATTTTCATGATCCTTTTCATATTTTGAatgcaaaaatatttcacatttccGGCTTCACAAATGTGAAGACTCACTGCTTTTCCTTTTAATTATCTTAAATTTAGTAACAGTGTTAATAAGGTGGAGGAATTAAACTCCACAAGGTGAAGCTTCTCTGCTGGCCAGTGTACAGGTGTTGGATGGTGAGCTGGGTGACCTCTGTGCCTACATCTGTTTCCAACAGGATGTCAGGACCAGTGGTGTCCTTTTGTTTCATCAAGGCAAGATTTATACAATATCAATACATTTTTGACCATCATGAATCATTATTTAATGCTTAATTTACCTCTGAAAACACTGATttctttacttattttctttttaaactcaAAGGGTTTAGTTAGCAGAGAACGTACTGGACACTTAAGCTCCTATTTCTTTTCATTGTATTTATTGAGGATTTTTAAAGTCCAcagcagttgtttttttcatacaaaTAGTTGTAGTTTCAAAGAGTATGTTAAATTGATAACCTGTAAACAATCAAAACCATTAAACTAGTGAATTCTGACATTTTGGGCTATTGCTGTTAATCaatagtttttaataatgttaaaacaAATCAGATAAATCAATACATCTTAGAAACAcacttaataataaaacacaataattgtcatggaaaaacataaaatctttaataccttattttgaaaagccctTATTAAGAAGTTAAAGTTTTATTCCCCGATAATTAGTGACATAAAGAAACACTTGTTATACATACAATGCGCAGAAAACGAAAGGTTTTGAATTTAGCACCAATATATTTAAGTGACATGTGAATgcttcttatttttgttttaacagttttgaaGGAAGATAATGCAATCATTAGAATTAATTGGACAACATTAGAGAATATCAGTCCTTGCCAtaacatgtgtgtgttgttgtagtATTTTGACACATCAAAGACAAATATTTACAGACAATATATCACCAGTAATATACATTATGTTGAACGAAAGTGAATGTTTCTGTTGAAAATCAAATTGTTGTTCTACTCAGTATGATTGACAGGAGAGATGATCAGAGGGGCAGAGTTTTTACCAGCATAGTTAGGACAAGGACTGAAGAATGGGTAGAGTTTCTCAGTGAAGCAGCAGCCAGTAAAGGAGGAGATAAGAGCTGCAGCATCAACATCATAAAAGGAGACCAGACCCTCCTCATAATCCACAAACACCCCCACCTTCTGAGGAGGAGACTTCAGAGAGAGACGGACTGAAGGGTCAACACAAGCAACATACTCATTTTCATTCCTCAAACATATTGTCCAGTAACCATTCTGAGGTGTCACTGTGATTTTTCCCTTCCTGTTGATCGACTCTCTGACCACTCCTAAATCCCAGTCAGTCTTCCCTTTAACCTGAACCTCGTAGTAAAATCTCCCTGAAGAGAAACTCTGCTTTGCTAAGACACCGGGACAACAGTCAAATCTCTCTGGGTTGTTTGGGAGTTTCTTCCTTACATCACCACAGCTAACTTGTTTTCCATCATCAGACAGGATGAGCGCAGGGTGTGCTGTATCAAGATCGAGTGTCAGATCCACTGCAGACTGCTGGACCCTCTTCAGCTCAGCCTCAGCAAGCAACTTCTTCATCTGTTTACTGAGCGTCTCCTCCAGCTGACTCACAGCTCTCACCACAGTCCCCTCATATGAAGGTGGACGGACGCTGACTCCTGTCCAGTCTTTGGTGGGTGGAACAGCGTTCAGGGAGGTGCAGctttggaggaggtggaggtggtcttCAGACTGTGAGAGCTGCTCCACCTCAGTGCGTCTCTTCTTCAGCACAGAGATTTCCTGTTGCAGCTCTTTGATGAAGCCTTCAGCCTGTTTCTCTatctttctctgcttctctttgatCGTGTCTATGAGCTCGGCCTGGCTTCTCTCAACAGACTCCTTCAGAGCGGTGAAGACCTGAACACcttctgctgtctctctgtctgcatcttCCTTACTGAGCTCCACTGAGTGTTTGATCTCCTCAATCTTCAGTCGTctcttctggatcatctgctggATTTCAGCCTCTGTCTCCCCCAGCTCGGCCTTCTTTCCTTCATATTCTTCTTTCAGAGGAACAACTTTATGTGTCTGGTGGTCTAAAACGGTGCATAGCATGCAGACACACGTCTGGTCGGTCTTACAGAACAGCTCCAGCAGTTTATCATGCTTTGGACACATCCTGTCTTCCAGGTCCTCCACAGGGTCGATCAGCTGATGTCTTTTCAGGCCTGACTTTGTCAGATGAGGCTGCAGGTGAGTCTCACAGTAGGACTCCAGACACACCAGGCAGGACTTCAGGGCCTTCAGTTTGGTTCCCGTGCAGATCTCACAGGGAACTTCTCCTGGTTTAGAAACTTgctgctctgagctgctgctgctggctttcTGTTGAGCTGACTGTCTGAACTGAGTAGCCACCTCAGAGATGAAAGTATTGACACGCAGTTGAGGTCTTGAATCAAAAACCTCTTTACAGTTGGGACACTGATAGGTAACATGTTTGTCCCAGTGTATAGTGATGCAGGTTTTGCAGAAGTTATGTCCACATGGTATGGCGACTGGATCAGTGAAcacatccagacagatggagcaCAGACACTGATCTTCAGTCAGCAGacagctggcagcagcagacatATCTACAGTCTgaggaaagaaaacagaacTTGATTATCTGTTCCGACAGCTCGCCGACGGGCTGTTTgtattttccccttttttaaagtttcttccggaggctgtagcaggctAAATTTTAGTAATGTACTGGAGATACGATCTAAGGAATTAATACGCACCAAGCATGTCAGGATATAGCGTCGGGAAGGTGTCGAAGTAATGCTGCAAGTTagactatttttttatgtggcaTGTcgattttcaaagtggtcatgtgacttccTCTCTAAATACATAGCTACTTTATATTGATaacatagcctgggtatacccatactgccttgcgcgctcaatttcatttcgaactgcaaaAGGatctggtgtccatggccgtttcttagccctgttttagggatccaatcacagaacagggagggacggcaagacaatgatgcgtactattggacagacggatgcttgtagttttgtagttttcttacgtaTCCAACATGGCTACAGCAAAcacgaagctctctttggatctagctgtagacagtgttctagatagtttggCTTTAAACtgctgtttcaccaccaaaaaggatgttttagccttgcttccgacaggatttggcaaaagcctaatctaccaattagccccgctaccgctcgctgctgtaacgccggtgatctcgctacgaactggggacagcggagctgcccagagacccccagcagctcgtctattgaccataaaatcagtggatgtgtggctgaatgacatgagggggaaataaggcgtaaaaataaataatcttgcagaaagcgagaactggagaagcaaagcagcagcaacactctctcacagacacacacacacacacctggtagACTAtgagctgaaactatagagcagaacatgctgcagaaaaacgttgcagaacagaattgagcattttagtcccaaagtagagaAGGGcaagtctggctatgtaaacatcagtcagGTTCCTGCTCGATGCTTCCTagaatttctgtcgctctacatacgtcatctggtttaactgatacaattggctaagagctacgtacagacacttatgatagacattcgtagagcccaataaatggctctggaggatcggaaaccacgcctcctctacggaaaaattaaTAGGTCGTATCAGTGGTGAACCGTGAGCACTTCAGCTGGGCCGTCAGTAGTCCGACCGGCtcctgtttttgcatttttcatgttttaaaactaataaacacaaAGTCTCGCCGTCCCCGCTTGTTGcaaatttagaaaatataatcatGTGGGGAAAAATACTTACAAACATGGACCAAAACGGCTCCATAATACGCACAAAAATCCcccccaccaaaaaaaaaaaattaaccaaaCAGCATGAAATGTTCATAATTGCTGTTTTACGCATGCCTCACACACGCGTGCCAGACGCACTGTCTACCTATCTAAACACACACCATGCTTGCAAACTGAACCACtgtaggggggtctgggggcacacttattattaatattatcattattgttgctGTACGGAGTCAAATACGACAAAGAGCCAGCGCTGTCACATTGCGCATAGCTTATTAcgttatcggggttattacatagCTTGGCCTTCCGCGAGATTCGTGAAGTCCTAACCAATTAATGAGCTAGCTACCCGGGTTTCCATAGAGACGGacgattctgattggataacatGTTTCAGGACAGTAACCTTTTCAATGCTGATGTGAACTTGACAGTAAACTTAACTTTAGAAcaaagatgaaagaaaatatattaaatgtattgtattaaattaaatgagatagtttaaaaaataaatatacatatattatttaatactcATATTTTTTGATTTAGAATTTTGAAGGCCTTCTCTGAAGGCGTAGAAGGCCCTGAAGGTTCCCCTCTGGGTCGTATCCAGACTATATCTAATTTGTAATATAGTCTGGCATTAGCCAGGCTACTGATAACATGCATTTTAAGGgacaaattcatattttttctcatgtagtactAATGTGCTATGTCCGCCaactgcatttgaatatttgtgcatactgaggtccctaaacaggtcttgaatgacataaactgggtatcactggaaagccgagactcttgtggattcaatgagtccagttttcttcatgtgggatgatgttagtaatcagtagtagccagtttattacagtgagggcatttcttgagtctcgacctcactgtataaaataagctgctgtgacctctagataatcacagcctcatgaaactttacaaccacaaactaaagACTGAGAATATTCAGATGAGCCTAATGTAATCTATTAGCAAAC includes:
- the LOC131973638 gene encoding E3 ubiquitin-protein ligase TRIM39-like isoform X3, with translation MSAAASCLLTEDQCLCSICLDVFTDPVAIPCGHNFCKTCITIHWDKHVTYQCPNCKEVFDSRPQLRVNTFISEVATQFRQSAQQKASSSSSEQQVSKPGEVPCEICTGTKLKALKSCLVCLESYCETHLQPHLTKSGLKRHQLIDPVEDLEDRMCPKHDKLLELFCKTDQTCVCMLCTVLDHQTHKVVPLKEEYEGKKAELGETEAEIQQMIQKRRLKIEEIKHSVELKKQAEGFIKELQQEISVLKKRRTEVEQLSQSEDHLHLLQSCTSLNAVPPTKDWTGVSVRPPSYEGTVVRAVSQLEETLSKQMKKLLAEAELKRVQQSAVDLTLDLDTAHPALILSDDGKQVSCGDVRKKLPNNPERFDCCPGVLAKQSFSSGRFYYEVQVKGKTDWDLGVVRESINRKGKITVTPQNGYWTICLRNENEYVACVDPSVRLSLKSPPQKVGVFVDYEEGLVSFYDVDAAALISSFTGCCFTEKLYPFFSPCPNYAGKNSAPLIISPVNHTE
- the LOC131973638 gene encoding E3 ubiquitin-protein ligase TRIM21-like isoform X2, with amino-acid sequence MSAAASCLLTEDQCLCSICLDVFTDPVAIPCGHNFCKTCITIHWDKHVTYQCPNCKEVFDSRPQLRVNTFISEVATHSSEQQVSKPGEVPCEICTGTKLKALKSCLVCLESYCETHLQPHLTKSGLKRHQLIDPVEDLEDRMCPKHDKLLELFCKTDQTCVCMLCTVLDHQTHKVVPLKEEYEGKKAELGETEAEIQQMIQKRRLKIEEIKHSVELSKEDADRETAEGVQVFTALKESVERSQAELIDTIKEKQRKIEKQAEGFIKELQQEISVLKKRRTEVEQLSQSEDHLHLLQSCTSLNAVPPTKDWTGVSVRPPSYEGTVVRAVSQLEETLSKQMKKLLAEAELKRVQQSAVDLTLDLDTAHPALILSDDGKQVSCGDVRKKLPNNPERFDCCPGVLAKQSFSSGRFYYEVQVKGKTDWDLGVVRESINRKGKITVTPQNGYWTICLRNENEYVACVDPSVRLSLKSPPQKVGVFVDYEEGLVSFYDVDAAALISSFTGCCFTEKLYPFFSPCPNYAGKNSAPLIISPVNHTE
- the LOC131973638 gene encoding E3 ubiquitin-protein ligase TRIM39-like isoform X1; amino-acid sequence: MSAAASCLLTEDQCLCSICLDVFTDPVAIPCGHNFCKTCITIHWDKHVTYQCPNCKEVFDSRPQLRVNTFISEVATQFRQSAQQKASSSSSEQQVSKPGEVPCEICTGTKLKALKSCLVCLESYCETHLQPHLTKSGLKRHQLIDPVEDLEDRMCPKHDKLLELFCKTDQTCVCMLCTVLDHQTHKVVPLKEEYEGKKAELGETEAEIQQMIQKRRLKIEEIKHSVELSKEDADRETAEGVQVFTALKESVERSQAELIDTIKEKQRKIEKQAEGFIKELQQEISVLKKRRTEVEQLSQSEDHLHLLQSCTSLNAVPPTKDWTGVSVRPPSYEGTVVRAVSQLEETLSKQMKKLLAEAELKRVQQSAVDLTLDLDTAHPALILSDDGKQVSCGDVRKKLPNNPERFDCCPGVLAKQSFSSGRFYYEVQVKGKTDWDLGVVRESINRKGKITVTPQNGYWTICLRNENEYVACVDPSVRLSLKSPPQKVGVFVDYEEGLVSFYDVDAAALISSFTGCCFTEKLYPFFSPCPNYAGKNSAPLIISPVNHTE